The proteins below come from a single Chondrinema litorale genomic window:
- a CDS encoding IS1595 family transposase codes for MQAVCADFTVETARNTITRHVAQNAKMITDGYSTYQSLAGEFAMDVEKVPSKQAHIKLPWVHTAIGNAKKVLQGIYQHTRPGYLQNYLDEFCYKLNRRYFENDIFDRILIACTLT; via the coding sequence GTGCAAGCTGTATGCGCTGATTTTACAGTAGAAACTGCTAGAAATACGATTACCCGGCATGTTGCCCAGAATGCCAAGATGATTACAGATGGCTATTCAACCTATCAGTCACTGGCAGGAGAGTTCGCGATGGATGTGGAAAAAGTGCCCTCAAAACAGGCCCATATCAAACTACCTTGGGTACATACAGCCATTGGGAATGCAAAGAAAGTCCTACAAGGGATATATCAGCATACAAGGCCAGGGTATCTACAGAATTATCTAGATGAGTTCTGTTACAAACTCAATAGAAGATACTTTGAAAATGATATTTTTGACAGAATATTAATTGCTTGTACGCTCACTTGA
- a CDS encoding IS1595 family transposase translates to MRDKAGVCCKKCGSQEHYWLNSKQMYQCKSCSFRTGLRSGTIMEASKLPFRYWFVAIWLMGCSKKGSSACNVQRQLNHKRYEPIWAMMHKIRSAMGQRDNHYLLGGNIEVDEGFFETLVPEGQKEEERKRGRGSQKQTMAMVFAQTEVVLQPKKHRPSKRCKLYALILQ, encoded by the coding sequence ATCAGGGATAAAGCAGGTGTTTGTTGCAAGAAATGCGGTAGCCAAGAGCATTACTGGCTAAATAGCAAGCAGATGTACCAATGCAAGTCATGCAGTTTTAGGACAGGCCTCCGCAGTGGCACCATCATGGAAGCTTCCAAACTTCCGTTTCGCTACTGGTTCGTTGCTATCTGGCTGATGGGCTGTAGCAAGAAAGGTTCTTCTGCCTGTAATGTGCAGAGGCAGCTCAATCATAAGCGCTATGAACCTATCTGGGCAATGATGCACAAAATACGCTCTGCGATGGGCCAACGGGACAACCACTACTTGCTGGGAGGCAATATTGAGGTAGACGAAGGGTTCTTTGAAACACTAGTACCCGAGGGGCAGAAGGAAGAGGAGAGAAAGCGGGGAAGGGGGAGCCAGAAGCAGACCATGGCGATGGTCTTTGCACAGACAGAGGTGGTGCTACAGCCTAAAAAACACCGCCCTTCTAAAAGGTGCAAGCTGTATGCGCTGATTTTACAGTAG
- a CDS encoding RNA polymerase sigma factor gives MVRKSIDNKSSDLTKIKEGDDGYLRMLYEQNREVFLKWVNQHYSCSETEAKDIYQQAFSILYFNVKDGKITSITSSIRTYLFGIAKNLLRKKNQETSKLTSLDNEINTLTDNLDYYQIGEKNDKAKLINTLLEKLGDPCKSILNMFYFKKFAMEAIAERMGYKNEQSMKKKKSLCLKQLREILLDSNKKHLLL, from the coding sequence ATGGTGAGAAAAAGTATTGATAATAAAAGCAGCGATTTAACTAAAATTAAAGAGGGGGATGATGGCTATTTAAGAATGTTATATGAGCAAAACAGAGAGGTATTTCTAAAGTGGGTTAACCAACATTATAGCTGTTCGGAGACAGAAGCTAAAGATATTTATCAGCAGGCTTTTAGTATATTATACTTTAATGTGAAAGATGGAAAAATTACTAGTATTACTTCTAGCATAAGAACTTATTTATTTGGGATTGCTAAAAACTTACTACGCAAAAAGAATCAAGAAACTTCAAAACTAACTTCGCTTGATAATGAGATTAATACTTTAACTGATAACCTAGATTATTACCAAATAGGTGAGAAAAACGATAAAGCTAAGCTGATAAATACTCTTCTTGAAAAACTTGGTGATCCATGTAAATCGATCTTAAATATGTTTTACTTTAAAAAGTTTGCTATGGAAGCTATTGCTGAAAGAATGGGCTATAAAAATGAGCAATCTATGAAGAAGAAAAAATCTTTATGCTTAAAGCAATTGAGAGAAATACTTTTAGATTCCAATAAAAAACATTTACTGCTATGA
- a CDS encoding S8 family peptidase, translating to MDKLKSLFSIYSFIMLLVCFSTLMSCEELFKGNEEDVLPESDGKSWYVVLMEDGFAPLNDSIPLESNKDMQTRYDQHQTLIREEIRNYVKSNIQIDAIDENLDDVYSSFQIGFSIYLTEVEALELYDLDGVDTFFVDEDFYIELPLTDFFIPISFQEVDWGVELVGSGNGVGKTAWVMDTGVDQDHPDLNVSTYLSRSMFRVGTSSDKDDRNGHGTHVAGIIAAKDNLIGTKGVAAGATVAGVKVLDHCDNGCSRGNYRKLIAALDYIRGCALPGDVLNMSIGREIRTRRRRRIFTNAVQRLGNAGIFVVSAAGNSSDDASKRYPAAVNGTNVYTVSAMDNSQNWAPFSCFGDVVDYCEPGVAILSTDKDGGYTIKSGTSMAAPHLAGILLLNNGVVNTIGTVSGDPDGNPDPIGVL from the coding sequence ATGGACAAATTAAAGTCACTTTTTTCTATTTACTCATTCATCATGTTGCTTGTGTGTTTTTCAACACTAATGAGTTGTGAAGAATTATTTAAAGGAAATGAAGAAGATGTGTTACCAGAGTCAGATGGCAAATCTTGGTATGTAGTACTGATGGAAGATGGATTTGCTCCTCTTAACGATTCTATTCCACTAGAGAGTAATAAAGATATGCAGACGCGATACGACCAACATCAAACACTCATTCGTGAAGAAATAAGGAATTATGTAAAGTCTAATATCCAAATTGATGCAATAGATGAGAACTTGGATGACGTGTATTCTTCATTTCAAATCGGTTTTTCAATTTATCTCACCGAAGTTGAAGCCTTAGAATTATATGATTTAGATGGAGTAGACACCTTTTTTGTTGATGAAGATTTTTATATAGAATTACCTCTAACAGACTTTTTTATACCTATAAGCTTTCAAGAAGTTGATTGGGGAGTAGAACTTGTAGGAAGTGGAAATGGAGTAGGTAAAACGGCTTGGGTAATGGATACAGGTGTTGATCAAGATCATCCTGATTTGAATGTTTCTACATATTTGAGTCGATCTATGTTTAGAGTAGGTACTTCTAGTGATAAAGATGATAGAAATGGACATGGAACACATGTCGCAGGTATTATTGCTGCAAAAGATAACCTGATAGGTACAAAGGGAGTAGCTGCTGGCGCAACTGTAGCTGGTGTAAAAGTGTTAGATCATTGCGACAATGGATGCTCTCGTGGTAATTATAGAAAATTGATTGCCGCACTAGATTACATTAGAGGTTGTGCATTACCTGGCGATGTGCTTAACATGAGTATTGGTAGAGAAATTAGAACAAGAAGAAGACGTAGAATATTTACCAATGCGGTACAAAGATTAGGTAATGCAGGAATTTTTGTAGTATCTGCAGCAGGAAATTCCAGCGATGATGCTTCTAAAAGATATCCTGCAGCAGTAAATGGTACCAATGTTTATACAGTATCTGCTATGGATAACTCTCAAAACTGGGCTCCTTTCTCATGCTTTGGAGATGTGGTTGATTATTGTGAACCTGGTGTCGCTATCTTATCTACAGATAAGGATGGAGGCTACACTATTAAATCAGGTACTTCAATGGCAGCCCCACATCTTGCAGGTATTTTACTGCTAAATAATGGCGTAGTAAACACCATTGGAACAGTTAGTGGCGATCCAGATGGAAATCCTGATCCAATAGGAGTTCTTTAA